TTTCCTCCACCGGTTAATATAACTTTTGCTTTAGAGGCTGGCGCTAATGCATTACCTATGTTCATCAAGGTACAATAGAATGTAAATTTTTGACCCGGAGACGGGTTGTTGGTTGGTTCAAGCCAAACAGAACCAAGAATATAAAGATCGGGTTTATTGCATACGGGCGGCTTTTTAGGCTCTGATGGTTTTGTTGGAGAAGGTGGTTGTGATACTATCTCAAAGCAATCTCTGCAATCTGCATATGAACAAGCATCTATCCAAAGGCCTCTCTTGCCGAGTTGCACACTATTAGAAACATCTAATTCAGTTACTACAACTGAGGAGGATGTTTTTAATACTTTTTCTGTTACTTCATTGTCCGGAGATAAAGCTCCTGGTTGCATATGCGCAATAGTAACATTGGTCAAACCCTTTGGCGTTGTAAGATCCTTTCCATTAATGGTTATATTATTCTTTTGCCCCCGCAATGCATAATCAGGAGAAATAGAATTGATTTTGGGTTGGGGCCAATCCCATACATCAATTACTTTTGCAGGTGAGCTTGATTGTATAAGTTGGCCACCCACCTTTGCATGGGTCTCTAAGGTCCCGTTGTATATTTTAAGCTCTTTATTATCGGCAAAACCTACATCAAAAGTATTTTCCTTAAAGTATGCTTTGCTTTCATCTGGAAGTAAGGCCTTTTCACTTTTCAACTTACCGTTATAGAAAAGCTGTAATACTACATCTCCTTTCCAATATCCACCTGAACGGTCCAGCCATACCTCAAATCCGTTTTTACATGAGGAAGTATATTTAATCTTATCAATTTTAACATAATAAGTTTCCTTTAAAGAAAAGCCCTTGCTGGTTTTTGTATTATTGGCCTTTTCTTTTTCATTATAAACGAAATCCGGATCAGGGAAATCTGCCATAACCCAAGCTTGGTAATTTCCGGGATAGGACAAAGTAACTTTATGTTCGAGATCGATTGATGCTCCAGCCTTCAATGGTAGCTTATTTTTAGGGAATGTAAACGAAGTTGCTTGAGTCTTGCCTTGCACCACTTTGCCTGGAAAGACCCCTATTTTAAAAGGTTTGGTAACATTTCCGAGACCATTGTTTTTTATTTGAAACGAAATCGTTACAGGCTCATGGATAGCGGATTTATTTGTTTTCACAAGAACAGTACCCACTTCTAAGTCCACGTATGATGTAGTAAACGGGATTACTTTCTTGTTATTAGCCTCATTTGTCTCGGGTATAACACCGCCAACATCAACGGTTCCTGTTATAGACTCTGTACCGGCTATGCTGGAGGACTGTGTTGTCTCAAAGGTTTTTGAAGCGCCTGCGGCAAGGGAGTTTAGCCAAAATGATCCAAACTGTACGCCACCTGTATCCAAAGTAGTTAAGAAAGGAGAATCGACATCCGTTTTCCCGTTGTTTTTAATTGTGATTTTCCATTTAGTGTCTTGTCCAACAATCAGTTCATCAGCATGAGTGATATCTTTGACGATCAAATCCGGGAGGTCAGATGGGGCAACCCAAATTGCTGTTGCTTCCAACTCATTGCTTTTTTTACTTTCATCGCTTTCAGAAATATTGTTTTTCGTGTCTACTTTCCAATGGAAGGTATGTTTTCCCGCTGAAAACTTTTTGGCAAATTCATATACCTGTGTTTCACCGGGCATCATCAGGTTCTTTTTATGATAGTCATCCTCCATTTCTAAGATAGGTGACCATGTCCAGGTCTTTTCTAATTTTTTATCTACATAAAGTTCAATGTTAAATTTTTTATCAACAGGCTCTAATCCGATATTTTTAACAATTATAGAAATGATTGCAGGTTGATCCGGTGTGGGAGGATAAGGAGAAATCCATTTTTTATGGCTTAATTTCTTCTGACTTTCAGGTACACTCCATAATTCGACTGTTAAATCCGGATATGTCATACTGGCAAGTTCCCATTGTATTTTTTTAATCAACTTCAAAAACTCTTTTGTGCTTATATTTCTGTCGCTTGCTTGTTTATATAACTGTCTTGATTTTTCAAGATTATCAAGAGTAATATTTGTATTGCCCTCCTTTAAGTTCTTTTCCGTTATCTCTAACAGTCCCTGCCGCAACCCTATTATGATTGCCTCGCGATAGATAGATTCAGCCTCCTTTACAAGGTGTTCAGCTTCATCTACTGCCCCTTTTTCTATCTGTAAAATAGCTTTATGATAAACATCTTCGGCAGATGAAAATAACTCTTGGGCCTGCTCACCAACAGCAAGCTTCAAACCTTCTATCCACAGCTCTCCTATGTTTATCAAATCCAAATTAATTGCACCATCTGTTTCGGAAATGGCGGTAGAAATACTAGCGCTTTCAACATTATCTATCTGGGCATAAGATTCTTCGAGAGTTTCAAAAGCGATACTGCCCTGTGTGATAGGAGCATTGTCAGTAAAATCTATTTCCAGCTTTCCATCTAAATAGACTTGAAGATGCCCACCCTTGCCCCGGATCTCGATGTCATGCCAAGTGTTAATACCAATGCGCGCATCGCTTTTGGCGAGTTCAAAGAATTTTCCCCAAG
Above is a genomic segment from Pseudomonadota bacterium containing:
- a CDS encoding DUF1080 domain-containing protein, translated to MYKQILVTFIGILLLTCSIPAFAQEVLYTEDFESGATEGWELEPGWRMEQKEGNFVLNGEGHNWARLQRGQDWADYTFRSRIKVIRGGIHLNYRVSEKGRYFIGFSEEGLYLNKETPWGKFFELAKSDARIGINTWHDIEIRGKGGHLQVYLDGKLEIDFTDNAPITQGSIAFETLEESYAQIDNVESASISTAISETDGAINLDLINIGELWIEGLKLAVGEQAQELFSSAEDVYHKAILQIEKGAVDEAEHLVKEAESIYREAIIIGLRQGLLEITEKNLKEGNTNITLDNLEKSRQLYKQASDRNISTKEFLKLIKKIQWELASMTYPDLTVELWSVPESQKKLSHKKWISPYPPTPDQPAIISIIVKNIGLEPVDKKFNIELYVDKKLEKTWTWSPILEMEDDYHKKNLMMPGETQVYEFAKKFSAGKHTFHWKVDTKNNISESDESKKSNELEATAIWVAPSDLPDLIVKDITHADELIVGQDTKWKITIKNNGKTDVDSPFLTTLDTGGVQFGSFWLNSLAAGASKTFETTQSSSIAGTESITGTVDVGGVIPETNEANNKKVIPFTTSYVDLEVGTVLVKTNKSAIHEPVTISFQIKNNGLGNVTKPFKIGVFPGKVVQGKTQATSFTFPKNKLPLKAGASIDLEHKVTLSYPGNYQAWVMADFPDPDFVYNEKEKANNTKTSKGFSLKETYYVKIDKIKYTSSCKNGFEVWLDRSGGYWKGDVVLQLFYNGKLKSEKALLPDESKAYFKENTFDVGFADNKELKIYNGTLETHAKVGGQLIQSSSPAKVIDVWDWPQPKINSISPDYALRGQKNNITINGKDLTTPKGLTNVTIAHMQPGALSPDNEVTEKVLKTSSSVVVTELDVSNSVQLGKRGLWIDACSYADCRDCFEIVSQPPSPTKPSEPKKPPVCNKPDLYILGSVWLEPTNNPSPGQKFTFYCTLMNIGNALAPASKAKVILTGGGKELQSKIITIPKLKAKQPYKVSWAFNNGLPKGKYTFNYYKITITLDYNKAIQECNENNWTDISFGVY